Part of the Cytophagia bacterium CHB2 genome, ACCACTTCGGGGGTGTCATCAATCAGCACTTCAATGCCGGTCACCGCTTCAAACGAGCGAATGTTGCGGCCTTCGCGTCCGATGATGCGGCCTTTCATGTCGTCATTCGGCAGATGCACCACGGACACCGTCGATTCGACGACGTGGCCGATGTTGGTGCGCTGAATCGCCTGCACCAGAATATCCTTGGCGTCGCGATTCGCCACCATGCGGGCGCGATCTTTAATCTCTTTGACCGTCTGCGCCGCTTCCTGTTTGGCCATTTCGAGAAAATTATTGAGCTGGATGCGCTTGGCCTCTTCATTCGTCAGGCCGGAGATTTGTTCGAGTTTTTTATTTTCCTCGGCAATGAGGCGATCCAACTCCTGGCTTTGCAGCTTCAGATTCGCCTCGCGGCTGCGCAAACTCTCCTCTAATTTCGTTACTTCCTGCTTTTTCTGATTCAACAAATCGACTTTGCGATCCAGGCTCGTTTCGCGTTGCGCAAGCTGGCTTTCCAGCTTTTGTATCTGCTGCCGGCGTGACTTGATCTCCTGCTCCAGATCCTGGCGTTTTTGAAAAAGCTCGTCACGCACCTCGAGCAATTTAGCCTGCTTGAGACTTTCTGCTTCCTGGGCGGCGTCTGCAGTGATTTTCTGCGCGGCGGCTTCGGCGTGGGCAATCTTCTCGAGGCCGAGCTTTTGCCGCATCAGCCAGCCGAGCAGAGCGCCAAGTCCGAGCGCGGCCACGATCAGTACGATCACAATGATCGTCATTCTTCCTCCATAAATCCCGATTGCCTTATTAGAAGTATCGAATCGGGTTTTAATAATCTAGCGCATAACAAAAAGCCCCGGTACCAAGTTCTTCAAACGCCGCAACGGAAATCGTTGCGCGCAGGTCGCGCCGCGTTTTTGAAGACCTTGCCACCAGGGCTGTTCGCCTCCCGCGCTGCGGGAGGTTGACACCGGTCTATTCTTTCAAATTCTCATGCAAAAGTTTCGATAACTGCTCGGCCTTGGCCTCGAAACTCTTCAACAGACCCGCTTTCTCGTCACGCTCGCGGAACAGTTCGTCCGCAATGTTCAACGCCGCCAGGATCGCCACTTTGAGCGAGGATTTGGCGGCCGTACTTTGGTCGACTTCACGCATTTTGCGATCGACATACTCGGCCACCCGGCGGATGTATTCCACATCAACCTCGCCGCGAATGGGATACTCGGTGCCGTAAATGTTGACTTTTAATACCGTGCCTTCAGGCATAGAATATCGAGAAAAATGTCTGCTCTGAGAATACTCGACGCGACGCCAGCTTGTCAGAACTGCAATTGCAGTTCCTCCAATTTGGCCAACATCTCTTCCACTTTACTGCGAATTTTTTCCTCACGTTCCTTCATTTGCTGCGACTCTTGCGCGCGATTTTGCACATTGCTCAATTCGCCGCGCAGCCTGTTGAGTTCTTCCTCTTGCGTGTGAAAGCGGGCTTCCGCCGCCTCCACTTGCGCGCGCAGCTCCTCATTTTCATGCTTGAGCGTCTGTATCAACTTGATCGCTTTGGAGATTTTATCTTCCAATATCTCGAAACGTTGGATATCCATCAAATGATCCTTCAATCAGCGTGGTTAAAAATTACTTTAAACGCATCCTCAAACATTCCATGCGTCATGCCCGGCGGCCGCACAAGAGAGCCGGTCCGGGTGCAGGCGCTTAAGTCCGCAGCACCGCGCCGCATTCGCGGCCAAGCGCGTCCAAAATATTCTTTTGCCGCAGTTCCACCTCTTCGTCGCGCAATGTACGATCGTCGGCGCGAAAGGTCAGCGCAAAAGCCATGCTCTTTTTGCCTGCTGGAA contains:
- a CDS encoding cell division protein ZapA → MPEGTVLKVNIYGTEYPIRGEVDVEYIRRVAEYVDRKMREVDQSTAAKSSLKVAILAALNIADELFRERDEKAGLLKSFEAKAEQLSKLLHENLKE
- the zapB gene encoding cell division protein ZapB translates to MDIQRFEILEDKISKAIKLIQTLKHENEELRAQVEAAEARFHTQEEELNRLRGELSNVQNRAQESQQMKEREEKIRSKVEEMLAKLEELQLQF